From the Ilumatobacteraceae bacterium genome, the window GTGGTCGACGTCTTGGTCATGGTCCATGTCGACGACCACGCGGCGCAGGTTTCCGGTGAATTCGAACGGCGCGGCATAGTGCCCGACCGGACTTCCGCGATCGAGCCCGATGTCGAGTCCGGAGAACGAGATCAGCGTGAAGAAGGAGTGGTCGGTTGCCATCGAACCGACGTCGACGCCATCGACCGACAGCGTCCCGGTGCCGTGCCCGTCGACCCGCTCCATCCGGAACCCGAGTTCGTGGCGGCCCGGTGCGACCGGCTGATCGGAGCGGACCACGTGGTGGGTGCCGCCGACGTTGAGGTCGTGCACCAGATGGCCGCCGGCGAGGTGGAGGGAGTAGCCGCTCGTCGCGTCTCCGTGTGCCACGAGCACACCCTCGGCGCCGCCGTCGGGGATCTCGACCTCGGCCACGATCCGGTAGCTGCGTGAACGCACGTCGGGTGCGACGTCGCTGGCGAGATGCCCCATCCCGGCCCAGAACTCGTAGTGGGTGCGTTCGCCGTGCACGCGAGCAGCGTTCTCGGCGAAGCGTTCACCGAACCGGTCGTCGAGCGGGAGTACCTGGTGTGCCTCGGCCTCCTGCCACCAGCGCTCGATCATCGACGCCAGCCGTTCGGGGTGCTCGGCGGCGAGGTCGTGAACTTCGTTGAAGTCCTCGTCGAGGTGATAGAGCTCCCACACGTCGTCGTCGATCGGCGTGCCGGGCGCGTGGTAGGCGACCGCCTTCCACCCGTCGAGCCACAGTCCGCGATGGCTGAACATCTCGAAGTACTGGACCGACTTGCCGGTCTCGGCGGCCGGGTCGGCGAGCGTCGCGGCGAAACTCGTTCCCTCGATCGGCTGCTGTGCCGCGCCGCGCACCGTGGTGGGTGGCTCGATCCCGATCACGTCGAGCAGCGTCGGCACGACGTCGCTGCAGTGCGCGAACTGGTGACGGAGCCCGCCGTGGTCGCCGATGCCGGCGGGCCACGACACCACGAGCGGGTCGCGGATGCCGCCGCCATGCGTGTTCTGCTTGTACCGCTTGAGCGGGGTGTTGGCGGCCATCGCCCACCCCCACGGGAAGTTCGTGTGGGTGTCGGGACCGCCGATGTCGTCGAGTCGGGCGAGCTTCGTCTCGGTCGTCTCGTGGATCAGGTTGAACGGACCGAGCGCGTTGACGAACCCGAGCGGCCCACCCTCCTGCGACGCGCCGTTGTCGCTGAGCACCAGCACGAGCGTGTCGTCGAGTTGGTCGGTCGCCTCGAGGAACTCGACGAGCCGGGCGAGCTGCTGATCGGTGTGGTCGAGCATCGCCGCGTACGCAGCTTGGAGTCGCTGCGCAACTCGCCGCTCGTCGGCTGTCAGCTCGTCCCAGGGGAGCACCCGGGCGTTGCGTTCGGGGAGCACGGTGCCGGCAGGCACGATCCCCAGGTCGATCATGCGGGCGAGACGCCGTTCGCGAGCCGCGTCCCAACCGTCGGCGAACATCGGGTCGTAGTGGTCGATCAGTTCCTTCGGGCCCTGGTGCGGCGCGTGACAGGCTCCCGGCGCGACGTACATGAACCACGGAGTGTCGGGGGACCCGGCGCGGTGTTCGGCCAACATCCGGATCGACTCGTCGACCAGGTCCTCGGTGAGGTGGTAGCCGCTCTCGTACGTGCCCGGCGCGGTCACGTGGGTGTTGTCGCGCACGAGTTCGGGCGAATACTGGTCGGTCTCGGCGTCGAGGAAGCCGTAGAACCGATCGAACCCGCGGGCGAGCGGCCATCCGTCGGTCGGACCGGTCGGACCAGTCTCGTACAGCGGGGTGACGTGCCACTTGCCGGTCATGTAGCTGCGGTAGCCGTGCGGCCGCAGCATCTCGGCAACCGTGCCGGCGCTGGTGGCGATCTTGCCGCGGTATCCCGGGTAGCCGCTGTCGAAGTTGGCGAGGCACCCGACGCCGACCGAGTGATGGTTGCGTCCGGTGAGCAGCGCAGCACGGGTCGTCGAGCACATCGCGGTCGTGTGGAAGCCGGTGTAGCGGATGCCGTCGGCGGCGAGCCGATCGATGGTCGGCGTCGCCGCGTCGCCGCCGTAGCACCCGAAGTCGCTGAAGCCCACGTCGTCGAACAGCACCAGCAGGATGTTCGGTGCACCTTCGGGCGGACGTGGCGCGGCGGGCCAGTTCGGGGTGGAGTCGGCGACGGTCCGTCCGATCGAGGTCATGGCAGCATTGTCGCGGTTCGTCGGTCGACGCTCGCGATCGGACGGGCGCTGCGTACGGTGGACACATGCGAGATCTCTTCGACGACGAACACGACGCGTTCCGGGCATCGTTCGCGGGATTCGTGGCCAACGAGGTCACGCCGAACTACCTGCAGTGGGAGGACGACGGGATCGCGCCGCGCGAGCTGTATGCCAGAGCCGGTGAGTACGGGTTCGTCGGGATGGCGATACCCGAGGAGTTCGGCGGCGGGGGCTCGACGGACTTCCGGTTCAACCAGGTGATCGCCGAGGAGTTCGCGGCGGCCGGGATCGGCGGGGCGGGTCTCGGATTGACGCTGCACAACGACATCACGACCCCGTACTTCCTCGAGGTGTGCAACGACGAGCAGCGGGAGCGCTGGCTGCCCGGGATCGCGTCCGGTGAGCTCATCACGGCCATCGCGATGACCGAGCCCGGTACCGGCTCCGACCTGGCCGGTGTCACCACGACGGCGCTCCGTGACGGTGACGAGTACGTCCTCAACGGGTCGAAGACGTTCATCACCAACGGCATCAACGCCGACCTCGTGATCGTGGTGGCCAAGACCGATCCGTCCGAGCGTCACGCCGGCATGTCGCTGCTCGTGGTCGAGCGTGACATGCCCGGATTCGAGCGCGGTCGCAACCTCGACAAGATCGGGATGCACAGCCAGGACACCGCCGAGTTGTTCTTCACCGATGTCCGCGTCCCGGTCGCGAACCTGCTCGGTGAAGAGGGCAAGGGGTTCAACTACCTGACGGCGAACCTGGCGCAGGAGCGGCTGTCGATCGCCGTGACGGGTGTCGCCACCGCCCGGGCCGCGCTCGGTTGGACCGTCGACTACGTGAACGATCGGGTCGCGTTCGGTAAGCCGATCGGATCGTTCCAGAACACGAAGTTCGTCCTGGCCGAGATCAAGACCGAGGTCGACGTCGCGCAGGCGTACGTCGACCAGTGCGTCATGCGGTTGAACGCCGGCACGCTCAGCGCCTCCGATGCCGCGCAGGCCAAACTGTTCTGCTCCGAACTCCAGAACCGGGCGGTCGATCGCTGCCTGCAGTTGTTCGGCGGCTACGGGTTCATGACCGAGTATCCGATCGCCAGGGCCTACGTCGACTCGCGGGTCACCTCGATCTACGGGGGCACCTCGGAGGTCATGAAGACGATCGTCGCCAAGTCGCTCGGTCTCTGATGCCCGACGTGCCGGGCCGGTTCCTGGCCGCAGGGCGCGCCGCCGACGTCTACGACCTCGGCGACGGCACGGTGCTGCGCCGGTACCGGACCGATCGCGACTGCACCGCCGAGGCCCGGCTGATGATCTGGCTCGAGGCGAAGGGGGTGCCGGTCCCGACCGTGCACCGCGCCGACGGGAGCGACATCGTGATGGACCGGATCGCCGGCCCCACGATGGTCGACGACCTGGCCCGACGCCCCTGGCGGCTCGTGCGGCACGCCCGCAGCCTGGCCCGGCTGCAACGGGAACTCCACCGGTTCGAGGCGCCCGACTGGATGCCGACACCGTGCGGTGTGACCGTCGGTGACCGTGTGCTGCATCTCGATCTGCATCCGATGAACGTGATCATCGGCACCGACGGCCCCGTGGTGATCGACTGGACCAACGCGAGCCGAGGGGACCCCGCGTTCGACGCGGCGATGACGTACCTGCTGATGGCGAGCTACGAGGCGGAGGGCGCCGTCGAGCGAATCGGCCGGTGGGTGCTCGTCACGGTCTTCGAGCGGGCGAGGGGGCGCGCCCTCGTGCGCAGTGGTGTGGTCGATGCGGCTCACCACCGCTTGGGCGATCGGAACGTGACGCCGGGCGAGCGGGTGAACGTCGAGCGTCTGCTGGAGCGCGCTCAGGTCAGCGGTCGAGCAGCGCGGCGGTGACCTGGTCGAGGTCGACCGCCGCGGTCGCGTCCTTGAAGCCGGCCATCCTCCGGTAGATCTCGGCGGCGCCACGGTGGAACTCGGGTGGGAGCCCGACCGCCTCGAACGTCGCCGCGATCTCGTGCATCTCGCCCTCGAACCTCCACGCCTTGGGAGCGGTGCCGACGGCGGCGGCCTCGGATCGGGTGACGAACTCGGGGACCGACAGCTCCCACTCGCCGCGGATCGCATCGGTGACCCCGTACGCGTCCGCCAGCGCGTTGATCGCCAGCATCAGGGCTGCGTTGTGCTTGCCCCAGCCGGCGTAGAGCATCTTGACGGCCGACGCGGCACCGATCCCGCCGTCGATCGCACGGGCATCGAGCGGCGAACCCTCCCACCGGGTCGCGACCTGAGCGGCCTCGTCGCCGCTGAGATAGAGGCGAGTGGTTCCGGCCGACGTGGCGGGAGGGCCGATGATCCCGCCGTCGACATAGCGGGCGAACAGGCGGCCGATTCGCTGCGTGGTCGCCGGTGCGATCGCGTTGGCGTCGACGTAGCGGCCGTCGAAGCCGGCCGCCGCGACCTGCTCGGCGACGGCGAGCGCCTCGCCCGGGGGACAGACCGAGACGATCGTGTCACACCGAGCAGCGAGGTCGGTGAGCGTGGCGACGGCGGTCAGTCCGGCGGCATCGGCCCGCTGCCGGGTCGCATCGGAGCGGTTCGCGGAGCACCACAGGCGTTCGCCGCCGCATGCCGCTGCGATGGTGACGCCCATGGCGCCGGGGTGCAGAAAGCCGGTCGTCGTCACGAGGTCACGACCACGCGCTGCCGAAGGTGTCGCGATAGGCGAGCACGCTGGGTGGCTGGCGGGTGATCGGCCCGTGGCCGCGGCCGACCGGATAGCCGATCGGCACCATCGCGACCGTCGCCCAGCCGTCGGGTACGTCGAGCAGCTCCTTGACCTCGGCTTCCTTCAGGCAGTGCAGCGTCGTCAGCGTGCATCCGAGTCCCTCGGCGACGCAGGCCAGCATCGCGTTCTGCACGGCCGGGTAGACCGAGCCACCGCCGACCATGCTGATGCGGTCGAGCTTGGCGTCGGTGATCGCCATCATCTTCGGATCGGCGCAGAACATGAGAATGGCCGGCGCTTCGTGCAGGTGCGCGGCGAGGTGATCGCCGGCTGCGGTCACCCGGTTGCGCTGCTCGAGATCGTCGGGCGAGAGCGCCGCCATCCGGGCGGCCATCCCGTCGATGTACCGGCGCCATTGCGGCTCGTAGATCTCCTGCAGGCCCGCCTTCTTCGCCGGGTCGGTGACGACGATCACACGCCACGGCTGCTGGTTGCCGCCGGTCGGAGCCCAGCAGGCGGCTTGGAGGACTCGCTCGAGCACGTCGTCGGGGATCGGGTCGGTGCGCAGCTTGCGGACGGCGCGCAACGTGCTCATCGTCTCGTAGAGGTCGGTCATGGCCCCGACCCTACGACGCGGTCCCACCCCACCCGGACTCGAGCCTCGCCGGCGCGCCGCCCGACCGGTGGTGGATCGACCGGTGGATCGGCCGTGTCGCGCTCTAGTGCGTGATGGCCCCAGGTTCGCGACACGGTTGTGGGTGGATCGACCGGTGGATCGGCCGTGTCGCGCTTTGGTGCGTGATGGCCCCAGGTTCGCGACACGGCGGATCGCGGCGGGTCGGCCGAGTCAGGCGCCGTCGAAGAAGTCGGTGAAGCCGGCGGGGGCGTATGGTCCGATCACGATCTGTTCGAGCACGCCGATGCCGGTCCGGTCGCCGTCGGTGGCGCGCACGACCTGCTGGGCGTGGATGTTCTCCGGGGCGAGCAGATCGAGTTGGTCGAGGTCGAACGTCTCACCGCCGATCGCGAGTTCGTCATGCCACACGCCCTGCTTCCAGACGGGATGCCCGTAGCCGAGCCCCTGCATCTGGAACCGGAGCGTCGGGGTGAGCGAGATCGTGCGGACCTCGCCGCCGAGGCGCACGAGGTCGATCTCGGCCGACGCCGCGAGCCGCGTGCCCGGGTGATAGCTGACCCGGTGGGCGGCCGTGGCCATGCGACGGTCGGTACTCGTCAGGTCGGGCGGGATCTGTGACTCGGCGTCGTACAGCCTCGCCTCGATGCCCTCGCGGACCAGCGGCTCGCCGCTCGGTCCGTCGAAGAAGATGGCGTGGCTCACGTGGTCGTCCCAGATCAGTGGCGCCCACAGGAAGAAGATGCCGGTCGGGAGATGCGGAGCACCTCCGGTCTCGCGCTCGCCGACCGGGCGGATCCCCCACGAGCGGTCCTTGGTGCCGTGCCACTCGTCGACGACGAACTCGCCGTCGGGATGCACGACCGTTCCCGACCACCGACCGAACTGGTCGAAGCGGGTGGCGTCCATCCATCGACGGTGCCCCGCCCACAGCGTCTGTCGTGCCTCCTCGATCGGTGCGGTGCGAGCCGAGAACGTGAGGTCGCAGGCGACGCCGGACTCGTTGTCGTCGAGGATCACGCGGGTTCGTCGCAGCGGCTCGACGACCTCGAGCCGGAACGGTCCGACTTGCATGTCGGTGCGTTCGAGCGGCGCACGGCGAGAACCGTAGAACGCGTGCTGGCGACCTCCGGCCTCGACCGTGCTCACGGCGCCGTCGAGAACGCCCCGATGCGGGTACACGGCCATGCCGATGCCGAAGTACTGCGAACCGTCGGTGCTGTACCCGTTGAACCAGGTGCGGTCGTACAGGTTGCGGTCGGAGGAGGCCGGCACCGCGATCGGCTCGGGTGTCTGATGGATCGGGTAGTCGTCGAGCCGGTTCAGCATGGTCCGATCATGCCGCGTCGGCCCGAACCGGCCCGCAGCAGAAGCAGCGCGGTCACACCGGTTGCGACGTCGCACGGTTGCGGTTCGGCGTGTCCCGAACCGTTCGGCCGTGCGAGTCACCGGCCGCCGGTGACCCGCCCCCGAGTTCGCCGACGTCCGGCCGGCCGCTCGGCATCATCGCCGCCAACGAGATCGTGCCCGATTCGCGCCTCGACGGGAACGAACGGCCCGAGCCCGGGCCGGGGACGGCGTGCCTGCGAGACTGGGGCATGATCGATCATCGATTCGAGACGGTGTCCAACGGTGACATCGACATCCGAGTGGCGGTGGCGGGGGAAGGGCCCCTGATGCTGTTCGTGCACGGGTGGCCCGAGCTCTGGTACTCCTGGCGTCATCAGATGGAGCACTTCGCCGACCGCTACACGGTGGCGGCGATGGACGTGCGCGGCTACGGCGGCAGTTCGAAGCCCGCCGAGATCGAGCGGTACAGCTTGCGCGAGTTGGCGAGCGACGCTGCTGCCGTCATCGACGCGATGGGTGGGAGCGCGATCGTGGTCGGCCACGACTGGGGTGCGCCGATCGCGTGGCAGACGGCCCGACTCCACGCCGATCAGGTCTCGGCGGTCGCCGGCCTCAGCGTGCCGTACCTGCCCGTCGGGCCCGATTCGCCGATGGCGCTCTGGGATCTGCTGTACGCGGACAAGTTCTTCTACATGAAGTACTTCCAGGAGCCCGGTGTGGCCGAAGCCGAGCTGTCGGCCGACTGCGCTCGGAGTCTGCGGATGGTCTGGTACAGCGCCAGTGCCGACGGGCGTGGCGCGATGATCATGGACAAGCCGGCCGACGCCACGATGCTCGACGGTCTGATCGACCCCGATCCGTTCCCCGCGTGGTCGACGCCCGACGACCTCGCGGTGTACGTCGAGGCCTTCGAGGCCGGCGGGTGGACCGGGCCGCTCAACCGGTACCGGGCCCAGGGCGTCGACGCGGAACAGCTGGGTTCGCAGTCCGAGCCGCAGAAGCAGGTCCTGCAGCCGTCGACGTTCATCGGCGGCGAGTTCGACCCGGTGCGGAACTTCGCCGCCGGCATCGACCTGTTCGGCGACACCGGCGCCAACTGCGCCGACTTCCGGGGTGCGACGATCGTGCCCGGCGCCGGTCACTGGGTGCAGCAGGAGGCTCCCGAGGCCACGAACGCCGCCCTCGACGCCTTCGTCGCCTCGCTGTAGCTCGGCGCGCCCGACGGGGTGTGTCGCGCTCTTGGGCGTCGTGGCCTCGGAGTCGCGACACGGCTCGCCCGGCTGTGGCTGAGCCGGGCCGGCGTTCGCGTCAGCGGTCGACGGCGGCGGTTGCCCGTGCGTGGTGGAACTGCATGACGTCGTCGTCGACCGGCGCCTTGGAGATGAGTTTGACGTCCTGGTGATAGCGCTGGGTGTTGACCCACGGGGCCCGGTCGCCCTGCTTGGGCATCATCGGCATGATCCGCTGCATGTACCCGGCCGAGAAGTCGTCGATCCACGGCCGCTGCGGCATGTCGGCATCTGACGGGCGCAGCCTCGGCACGCAGTAGTCGGTGCCGGTGTCGCGCATGTGGTTGAGGAGGCGGCACACGAAGTCGCAGGTGATGTCGGCCCGGAGTGTCCACGAGGCGTTGATGAACCCGAACGACGACACCAGGTTGGGGACGTCGGAGTAGGCGAGACCCTTGTAGGTCCAGGTCTGGCTGAAGTCGAGCGGCTCGCCGTCGATCGTGAAATCCATCTCGCCGACGGTCACGAGTTGCAGCCCCGTGGCGGTCACGATGATGTCGGCGTCGAGGTGTTCACCCGACTCGAGTTGGATGCCGGTTCGCGTGAACGTCTCGATGTGGTCGGTCACCACCGACGCCGACCCGTCCTTGAGCGCCTCGTAGAGGTCGCCGTCGGGAATCAGGCACAGCCGCTGGTCCCACGGGTTGTAGGTCGGTGTGAAGTGTCGGTCGACCATCTCGTCGCCGAGTTCCTTGCGGGTGAGCCCGAGGAGCTGTTCTTTGACCTTGGCCGGCTGCTTGCGGGTCTTGTCGTAGAAGAACTGGCCGAGGGCCACGTTCTTCTTCCTGACGATCTTGTACGCGAGCGACTCGGGCAGGATCTTCCGGAGTCGGTTGGCGATGCCGTCGCGAGCCGGGCGGGCGACGACGTAGGTGGGTGAGCGCTGCAGCATCGTGACGTGGCCGGCGTCGTTCGCCATCGCCGGGACGAGCGTCATCGCCGTGGCACCCGACCCGATGACGACGACCTGCTTGCCGGCGTAGTCGAGGTCGTCGGGCCACTGCTGGGGGTGGACGACCTGGCCCTCGAACTCGTCGGCGCCGGGGAACTCGGGCGTGTAGCCGCCCCGGTAGGAGTAGTAACCCGAGCACATGAACAGGAAGGAGCACGTGTA encodes:
- a CDS encoding sulfatase-like hydrolase/transferase, which encodes MTSIGRTVADSTPNWPAAPRPPEGAPNILLVLFDDVGFSDFGCYGGDAATPTIDRLAADGIRYTGFHTTAMCSTTRAALLTGRNHHSVGVGCLANFDSGYPGYRGKIATSAGTVAEMLRPHGYRSYMTGKWHVTPLYETGPTGPTDGWPLARGFDRFYGFLDAETDQYSPELVRDNTHVTAPGTYESGYHLTEDLVDESIRMLAEHRAGSPDTPWFMYVAPGACHAPHQGPKELIDHYDPMFADGWDAARERRLARMIDLGIVPAGTVLPERNARVLPWDELTADERRVAQRLQAAYAAMLDHTDQQLARLVEFLEATDQLDDTLVLVLSDNGASQEGGPLGFVNALGPFNLIHETTETKLARLDDIGGPDTHTNFPWGWAMAANTPLKRYKQNTHGGGIRDPLVVSWPAGIGDHGGLRHQFAHCSDVVPTLLDVIGIEPPTTVRGAAQQPIEGTSFAATLADPAAETGKSVQYFEMFSHRGLWLDGWKAVAYHAPGTPIDDDVWELYHLDEDFNEVHDLAAEHPERLASMIERWWQEAEAHQVLPLDDRFGERFAENAARVHGERTHYEFWAGMGHLASDVAPDVRSRSYRIVAEVEIPDGGAEGVLVAHGDATSGYSLHLAGGHLVHDLNVGGTHHVVRSDQPVAPGRHELGFRMERVDGHGTGTLSVDGVDVGSMATDHSFFTLISFSGLDIGLDRGSPVGHYAAPFEFTGNLRRVVVDMDHDQDVDHEAAGVAQMARE
- a CDS encoding acyl-CoA dehydrogenase family protein, giving the protein MRDLFDDEHDAFRASFAGFVANEVTPNYLQWEDDGIAPRELYARAGEYGFVGMAIPEEFGGGGSTDFRFNQVIAEEFAAAGIGGAGLGLTLHNDITTPYFLEVCNDEQRERWLPGIASGELITAIAMTEPGTGSDLAGVTTTALRDGDEYVLNGSKTFITNGINADLVIVVAKTDPSERHAGMSLLVVERDMPGFERGRNLDKIGMHSQDTAELFFTDVRVPVANLLGEEGKGFNYLTANLAQERLSIAVTGVATARAALGWTVDYVNDRVAFGKPIGSFQNTKFVLAEIKTEVDVAQAYVDQCVMRLNAGTLSASDAAQAKLFCSELQNRAVDRCLQLFGGYGFMTEYPIARAYVDSRVTSIYGGTSEVMKTIVAKSLGL
- a CDS encoding phosphotransferase, with the protein product MPDVPGRFLAAGRAADVYDLGDGTVLRRYRTDRDCTAEARLMIWLEAKGVPVPTVHRADGSDIVMDRIAGPTMVDDLARRPWRLVRHARSLARLQRELHRFEAPDWMPTPCGVTVGDRVLHLDLHPMNVIIGTDGPVVIDWTNASRGDPAFDAAMTYLLMASYEAEGAVERIGRWVLVTVFERARGRALVRSGVVDAAHHRLGDRNVTPGERVNVERLLERAQVSGRAARR
- a CDS encoding DUF1932 domain-containing protein codes for the protein MTTTGFLHPGAMGVTIAAACGGERLWCSANRSDATRQRADAAGLTAVATLTDLAARCDTIVSVCPPGEALAVAEQVAAAGFDGRYVDANAIAPATTQRIGRLFARYVDGGIIGPPATSAGTTRLYLSGDEAAQVATRWEGSPLDARAIDGGIGAASAVKMLYAGWGKHNAALMLAINALADAYGVTDAIRGEWELSVPEFVTRSEAAAVGTAPKAWRFEGEMHEIAATFEAVGLPPEFHRGAAEIYRRMAGFKDATAAVDLDQVTAALLDR
- a CDS encoding nitroreductase family protein: MTDLYETMSTLRAVRKLRTDPIPDDVLERVLQAACWAPTGGNQQPWRVIVVTDPAKKAGLQEIYEPQWRRYIDGMAARMAALSPDDLEQRNRVTAAGDHLAAHLHEAPAILMFCADPKMMAITDAKLDRISMVGGGSVYPAVQNAMLACVAEGLGCTLTTLHCLKEAEVKELLDVPDGWATVAMVPIGYPVGRGHGPITRQPPSVLAYRDTFGSAWS
- a CDS encoding alpha/beta hydrolase; the encoded protein is MSRTVRPCESPAAGDPPPSSPTSGRPLGIIAANEIVPDSRLDGNERPEPGPGTACLRDWGMIDHRFETVSNGDIDIRVAVAGEGPLMLFVHGWPELWYSWRHQMEHFADRYTVAAMDVRGYGGSSKPAEIERYSLRELASDAAAVIDAMGGSAIVVGHDWGAPIAWQTARLHADQVSAVAGLSVPYLPVGPDSPMALWDLLYADKFFYMKYFQEPGVAEAELSADCARSLRMVWYSASADGRGAMIMDKPADATMLDGLIDPDPFPAWSTPDDLAVYVEAFEAGGWTGPLNRYRAQGVDAEQLGSQSEPQKQVLQPSTFIGGEFDPVRNFAAGIDLFGDTGANCADFRGATIVPGAGHWVQQEAPEATNAALDAFVASL
- a CDS encoding NAD(P)/FAD-dependent oxidoreductase, whose product is MAVEHVDVVVVGAGISGIGAAYHLQTSSPDRSFVILEGRADIGGTWDLFRYPGVRSDSDMHTLGYSFKPWKHEKSIADGPAILDYLRETVHEYDIERHIRFNHHVDAASWSTDDARWTITATRTDTDETVSYTCSFLFMCSGYYSYRGGYTPEFPGADEFEGQVVHPQQWPDDLDYAGKQVVVIGSGATAMTLVPAMANDAGHVTMLQRSPTYVVARPARDGIANRLRKILPESLAYKIVRKKNVALGQFFYDKTRKQPAKVKEQLLGLTRKELGDEMVDRHFTPTYNPWDQRLCLIPDGDLYEALKDGSASVVTDHIETFTRTGIQLESGEHLDADIIVTATGLQLVTVGEMDFTIDGEPLDFSQTWTYKGLAYSDVPNLVSSFGFINASWTLRADITCDFVCRLLNHMRDTGTDYCVPRLRPSDADMPQRPWIDDFSAGYMQRIMPMMPKQGDRAPWVNTQRYHQDVKLISKAPVDDDVMQFHHARATAAVDR